A genomic segment from Roseofilum capinflatum BLCC-M114 encodes:
- the rpsP gene encoding 30S ribosomal protein S16 — protein sequence MIKLRLKRFGKKREVSYRIVAMPSTTRREARPLEELGFYNPRTDETRLDVPGIVRRLKQGAQPTDTVRNILEKANVFEQLKATTAEN from the coding sequence ATGATTAAGTTACGATTGAAACGGTTTGGCAAGAAGCGGGAAGTGAGCTATCGGATTGTGGCGATGCCGAGTACGACTCGCCGGGAAGCTCGTCCTTTGGAAGAGTTGGGCTTTTATAATCCGAGAACGGATGAGACTCGACTGGATGTGCCGGGAATTGTACGGCGCTTAAAGCAAGGCGCTCAACCGACTGATACTGTGCGTAACATTCTTGAAAAAGCGAATGTCTTTGAACAACTCAAAGCAACAACTGCGGAAAACTAA
- a CDS encoding KH domain-containing protein, which translates to MTTQSTSPTPDYLELVRMLIHPFLEFPEELKIDCEVSTSKPLVWIRVAFSPKDKAKVYGRGGRNIEAIKTVLLTAAQAAGQSVYLDVYGGFHVAGDRHESHEHHEEGQVRDRSKPRKPSRPEPRRVQGPYRR; encoded by the coding sequence ATGACAACACAATCGACTTCACCCACTCCAGATTATTTGGAGTTGGTACGGATGCTGATTCATCCGTTTCTAGAGTTTCCAGAGGAGTTGAAGATCGATTGTGAGGTGTCTACGAGTAAACCTCTGGTCTGGATACGGGTGGCGTTTTCGCCGAAGGATAAGGCGAAGGTGTATGGCCGAGGTGGCCGGAATATAGAGGCGATTAAAACGGTGCTGTTAACGGCAGCTCAGGCTGCTGGACAGTCGGTTTATTTGGATGTGTATGGTGGGTTCCATGTGGCGGGCGATCGCCATGAGTCTCATGAACACCATGAGGAGGGTCAAGTCCGAGATCGGAGTAAACCGCGCAAACCCTCGCGACCGGAACCGCGTCGAGTTCAAGGGCCTTATCGCCGATGA